One region of Cinclus cinclus chromosome 1, bCinCin1.1, whole genome shotgun sequence genomic DNA includes:
- the C1QL3 gene encoding complement C1q-like protein 3 — protein MVLLLVILIPVLVSSAGTSAHYEMLGTCRMVCDPYGGTKAPSTAATPDRGLMQSLPTFIQGPKGEAGRPGKAGPRGPPGEPGPPGPVGPPGEKGEPGRQGLPGPPGAPGLNAAGAISAATYSTVPKIAFYAGLKRQHEGYEVLKFDDVVTNLGNHYDPTTGKFTCSIPGIYFFTYHVLMRGGDGTSMWADLCKNNQVRASAIAQDADQNYDYASNSVVLHLEPGDEVYIKLDGGKAHGGNNNKYSTFSGFIIYAD, from the exons atggtgctgctgctggtcaTCCTCATCCCGGTGCTGGTCAGCTCGGCCGGCACCTCGGCGCACTACGAGATGCTGGGCACCTGCCGCATGGTCTGCGACCCCTACGGCGGCACCAAGGCGCCCAGCACGGCGGCCACGCCCGACCGCGGGCTCATGCAGTCCCTGCCCACCTTCATCCAGGGGCCCAAGGGGGAGGCCGGCCGGCCGGGCAAAGCGGGACCGCGCGGCCCGCCGGGGGAGCCGGGGCCGCCCGGCCCGGTGGGGCCGCCGGGTGAGAAGGGCGAGCCGGGGCGGCAGGGCCTGCCGGGCCCCCCCGGGGCGCCGGGGCTGAACGCAGCGGGGGCCATCAGCGCCGCCACCTACAGCACCGTCCCCAAAATCGCCTTCTACGCCGGCCTCAAGCGGCAGCACGAGGGCTACGAGGTGCTCAAGTTCGACGACGTGGTCACCAACCTCGGCAACCACTACGACCCCACCACCGGCAAGTTCACCTGTTCCATCCCCGGCATCTACTTCTTCACATACCATGTGCTCATGCGGGGCGGCGACGGCACCAGTATGTGGGCCGACCTCTGCAAGAACAACCAG GTTCGAGCTAGTGCAATTGCTCAGGATGCTGATCAGAACTACGACTATGCCAGTAACAGCGTGGTTCTTCACTTGGAGCCAGGAGATGAAGTTTACATTAAATTAGATGGAGGAAAAGCACATGgaggaaacaacaacaaatacaGCACATTTTCTGGATTTATTATTTATGCTGACTGA
- the PTER gene encoding phosphotriesterase-related protein isoform X2, translating to MPSLSGKVQTVLGPVEPDCLGYTLTHEHLTMNYSSCFCPPSPGQEPLSNGPIEMKNLFWIKQNPYSHKENLLLYQETDAVREELLHFKAAGGGTIVENTTTGIGRDMNTLKKLAEETGVHIIAGAGFYVDSTHSSQTQAMTVEQLTEIIVDEVLKGADGTNIKCGVVGEIGCSWPLTPSEHRVLQATAQAQAQLGCPVIIHPGRNSDSPFQILRILQEAGADASKTVMSHLDRIRMLIDEGYEDRILMAHDVHTKNRLLKYGGHGYSHIFKNIVPKMLIRGISQDKIDKILLANPKRWLTFK from the exons ATGCCTTCCTTGAGCGGAAAAGTGCAGACTGTCCTGGGCCCTGTGGAGCCAGACTGTCTTGGCTACACGTTGACTCATGAACACTTGACTATGAACtacagcagctgcttttgtcCGCCTTCTCCAGGCCAAGAACCTTTGTCTAATGGGCCCATTGAGATGAAGAACTTGTTTTGGATTAAGCAAAATCCTTACAGCCATAAAGAAAACCTTCTTTTGTATCAGGAAACAGATGCTGtgagggaggagctgctgcatttTAAAGCAGCGGGTGGTGGGACGATTGTGGAAAACACAACTACAGGAATTGGCCGGGATATGAATACTTTGAAGAAACTAGCTGAAGAAACTGGAGTTCATATTATTGCTGGTGCTGGGTTTTACGTGGATTCCACTCACTCTTCTCAAACACAGGCCATGACAGTGGAGCAG CTGACAGAGATTATTGTTGATGAGGTACTCAAAGGAGCAGATGGGACTAATATCAAGTGTGGTGTGGTGGGAGAAATAGGTTGCTCCTGGCCTTTGACTCCGAGTGAGCACAGAGTGCTTCAGGCAACAGCACAGGCTCAGGCACAGCTTGGGTGCCCTGTTATCATCCATCCTGGCAGGAACAGCGACTCCCCTTTCCAGATTCTGCGCATTCTGCAGGAAGCTGGGGCTGATGCTTCAAAGACAGTCATGTCTCACCTCGACAG GATTCGTATGCTGATTGATGAAGGCTATGAAGACAGAATTCTGATGGCTCATGATGTGCACACCAAGAACAGGTTGTTGAAATATGGAGGTCATGGATATTCacatatctttaaaaatatagttCCTAAAATGCTAATTAGAGGCATATCCCAAGATAAAATTGATAAAATACTCCTAGCAAATCCAAAGCGGTGGTTGACTTTTAAGTAG
- the PTER gene encoding phosphotriesterase-related protein isoform X1, translated as MPSLSGKVQTVLGPVEPDCLGYTLTHEHLTMNYSSCFCPPSPGQEPLSNGPIEMKNLFWIKQNPYSHKENLLLYQETDAVREELLHFKAAGGGTIVENTTTGIGRDMNTLKKLAEETGVHIIAGAGFYVDSTHSSQTQAMTVEQLTEIIVDEVLKGADGTNIKCGVVGEIGCSWPLTPSEHRVLQATAQAQAQLGCPVIIHPGRNSDSPFQILRILQEAGADASKTVMSHLDRTIFDKKKLLEFAKLGCYLEYDLFGTEFLHYQFHPDIDMPSDNERIARIRMLIDEGYEDRILMAHDVHTKNRLLKYGGHGYSHIFKNIVPKMLIRGISQDKIDKILLANPKRWLTFK; from the exons ATGCCTTCCTTGAGCGGAAAAGTGCAGACTGTCCTGGGCCCTGTGGAGCCAGACTGTCTTGGCTACACGTTGACTCATGAACACTTGACTATGAACtacagcagctgcttttgtcCGCCTTCTCCAGGCCAAGAACCTTTGTCTAATGGGCCCATTGAGATGAAGAACTTGTTTTGGATTAAGCAAAATCCTTACAGCCATAAAGAAAACCTTCTTTTGTATCAGGAAACAGATGCTGtgagggaggagctgctgcatttTAAAGCAGCGGGTGGTGGGACGATTGTGGAAAACACAACTACAGGAATTGGCCGGGATATGAATACTTTGAAGAAACTAGCTGAAGAAACTGGAGTTCATATTATTGCTGGTGCTGGGTTTTACGTGGATTCCACTCACTCTTCTCAAACACAGGCCATGACAGTGGAGCAG CTGACAGAGATTATTGTTGATGAGGTACTCAAAGGAGCAGATGGGACTAATATCAAGTGTGGTGTGGTGGGAGAAATAGGTTGCTCCTGGCCTTTGACTCCGAGTGAGCACAGAGTGCTTCAGGCAACAGCACAGGCTCAGGCACAGCTTGGGTGCCCTGTTATCATCCATCCTGGCAGGAACAGCGACTCCCCTTTCCAGATTCTGCGCATTCTGCAGGAAGCTGGGGCTGATGCTTCAAAGACAGTCATGTCTCACCTCGACAG GACCATATTTGATAAAAAGAAACTTCTCGAATTTGCTAAACTTGGATGTTACTTAGAGTATGACTTATTTGGTACAGAATTCCTTCATTACCAGTTCCATCCAGATATTGACATGCCGAGCGACAACGAAAGAATTGCAAG GATTCGTATGCTGATTGATGAAGGCTATGAAGACAGAATTCTGATGGCTCATGATGTGCACACCAAGAACAGGTTGTTGAAATATGGAGGTCATGGATATTCacatatctttaaaaatatagttCCTAAAATGCTAATTAGAGGCATATCCCAAGATAAAATTGATAAAATACTCCTAGCAAATCCAAAGCGGTGGTTGACTTTTAAGTAG